The window TGAGATATTTCACGTAATTACCTGATCATGAGCTAGAAGTATCTCGAGATGCTGAAGAGCTTATGCTCAAACTGATTTTTAGTTtcaaattgcatgaaaatcaGACCCTAATTTGTGAAAGTTTTGCTTTTAGCCTCAGCtcttgatattttatttataaaatatatatttattgctaatatatgtatgattgaaAGTTGTTCAATGGGGTTTGCAGCCATATTCAGGTCACTACTTTACGAGGCCTGTGGGCGGATCATAAACCCAATCTACGGTTCAGTCGGACTATTCTGGTCCGGAAACTGGAGCCAGTGCCACTCCGCTGTCAATTCGGTCCTCAAGGGTTCCACTCACTTCATGCGACACGTGACCCTCATCAACTCGGCCCAGCCCTTCCCCGCCCTCAAAACATATGATATCCGCCACAACCACAGGGCCACCAGTCCCGCCACCTCCTATGACATCCACAAGGTCCGGACAAGTCGTCCCCGCTTCAAACAGTCCATCCTTAGACCAACCGAATCCAAGCCGGCCAGCAGCCAGTGGCTTTACGACCCAACGAGCTGCGATTCCATTCAGGCTAGCCGGCTAGGCCCCAAAAGGGACAGCCTCGAAGGTATAGACAGCTTGTTATTTGCTGAGACCGTAGAGGCATTCCTAGTGAGCCGGTCTGGGCCTGACCGAGTTCTGAGATTCGACGGTCCAAAGAGTAGTACGGAGAATCATGTCGTGAAATTGGATCTGACCCTAGGAATCGGGGCACATGCCGACGCGTGCATGGCTGAGTTAGCGGATCATCACTGAGCGGTTTCAATGGATTATGAGAATTGATTAATGAACTCGGTTTAATTCATCATCTGACTCGATCTTCACTTTCCTAGGGTAGTCGGAGAGTTTATTTAATTATGGCCTTTTCTcgtctttttcattttttgtttttttctctcaGTTTTCTTCTAATTTCTTCTTTCGTTCATTTCCAATTTTCCACCCTAGATTATTTTTGCTCTTTCTGTTGGTCTTAATCCCATACATGTTCTTATTAAGTTGGGCTTGAGGGAGTTTCCGTGGGTATATATAGCAATAGCATTCGCAAAGCACCGATGGCTTATAGTGGAAGACTGGAACTGAttgcctatatatatagtttttcgAGTAATCAGATTGCCTATACTTACACAAACTACAACAATTTATTGAGTaatttatgtaaatatttGTCGAGTGCTTTCGGCTGAGCTTAGCCTTAATTTTCATGGTTCTTTTGATATTGCGCCACAATTTAATAGCAGATTATAATTATGATTTCGGGATCAAAATTGTAAAGCAAGTCAATTAACTATGAAAGTGGCCACTATGTAAGCAATTTAATTAGTACCGAATTCGTGTATTAATTATCACAATTCACACTACATGAAATCGTGTTGTTAAATTTCTATCGGACTTACATGAGATTGGACTCAACTTTAACTCAAAAGTTCGAACTATTAAGTTGTGAGACTCAGTTCCATATAAACCctctattttccttttctttgccTTGTGGGGGATTTCTCTgttctcaacacccgccctcatgtggtattttttccctctctttgCCTACACATGCCACACGAACCTTAACTACCGGCCCTCAACAACTTACTTCAAGTCAGGCTCTTCTCTCTACTGGACTCGGGCCTTTAACTACCTCGAGGTGGGCTTTTCTCTTTCACATTGGGCGAGGGGAGTCAACGGGATTTCTCCGTTCTCAATACCCGCCCTCATGTAGCACCGTGTGGTCATTTTTACTCTCTTTGCCTATACATGCCACGTGAACCTTAACTACTATCCCTCAACAACTTACCTCAAGCCGGACTTTTCTCTCTATTGGACTTGGGCTTTTAACTACCTCGAGGTGGGCTTTTTTCGTTCATACTCGGGCGAGGGGGGTCAACTACTACGAGGCGGACTTCCACTTTTGGATCGCACTTCATCGGCGTAGTGCGACTCCTCACACATAGGTGCGTGCATGCCCCTAAGATCGTTATCATGGGTTTTGATATCATGCTAAATTTCTACCTGACTCACATGGGCTTGAGCtcaatttcaattcaaaagttcGAGCTATCAAGTTGTAAGACTCAATTCCATATAAACTctctatttttcctttctttgctCACGTGggatttctttgttttcaacACGTGTGATTTCTGATGGCCATAGGGGACGAGAAGTGATCAAAAGATTGtcgtaaaatcaaattttcagaCGAACTTCCCTTAGATTTTTGACGGACAAGATTACATCGAAAAAACCTTAGTCGAAACGGTTTGCGATAGCTTACCAACAATAATTTTCATCGTTAATTATCGACGACTGGGACAAAGCCACATGTCCCTTTAGGGAGCAATTGTTCCCCCCCCTGATTTTGCAAAAGTTTAATGAACTGATTATAAAGATTTTGGAATTATAAGATTTGCTCCATAAAAAGTACCAAAGCATACCCGAGTTATGTGcagaattaaaaataagtttatATTGAAAATCGTAAACacccaaataaaatattgtataaataatttttcgtTATTCGCATTACAtacgaatttttattttccactTTTGTTGTAAGTATTacaaaaaatgatgaaaaattattttaaaattgtgtCGCTTAAGTTATGAGAAAAAGCGAAGAGAAATATTTAAGGTGAGAAAGATGTGAAAGAGATATGGAATGAGAGAATAGTAAGTGGTGGGacaaaattgtgaaaaaaaatgggagagaatattttatacaatgactaaaatatcaaaaattagtttctttctaattgtattattactttttaaaagGGTGATTGAGTAATTtcatcatatttattttttgtatttttatgagTAACATTACAAAACACAATTTTCCCTTAAATATATAGTATGGATACAtgctcccaaaaaaaaattcaccacTTTATTTTGCCTTCATAATTATCTTACAACTccttaaaaagttaaaatttttagctCACTTCTACCTAATTGAGAGCGAATTAAcctaccttttttttttgccatgtGTACCTTAGTGTCCGAAACTCTAATAGGCCCGAGTAATTCAGTTCAGTTTAGGTCGACTCACTAAATAGTAAATTCTCTCAttcaaagattttttttctatttacaaGAAAATCTTGATTATAAGCTTAAGAAGTTTCATagatcaataaaaaatttactttattAATATAGAAAATCCTCCTTATATAACTCCTTGAAAATATTTGTAGATGTTTCTTCTAAATATAATAAGTTTTGATCTGTCTTCACAATTTTTATACGATAATTGTAGttgtatatataaagattGCCCTtcctgtaaaaataaaaataaaaagtaaaaattccAGCTGTAAGAGAAGGGGACAGAGCACGAAAATTTAAGCTCCGAGTGGTGATGGGAGATGGGGAAACACATACTGGTCAGATTCCCTTTCTTCAGAAAACTGAATCTTATTCtatgatttctatttttcaGTCATAGTCCTCAACTTATTTTAATGAGGAGTTCAGGCTAATGCTTGTTTATCTGCGATTATTGAACCCACAAGTATCGTTTGTGGTGTTTAGTTTTTCTTATTTGCTGGTTTAGATGCATGATGCTTCTCCTATTTTTGCTCCTATTGTTGGTAAACCGCTATTTTTAACTCCTTAGATTTATTAAGTAAAGAATGATGCTTTACTCTACAttgtttgttttgttattCAGTTCAGGGAAGTCCGTGTCGTATTGTTCTTGTATTGTAGGGAGTGTTCGAGTAGTTTAAATTTCTCATGTGGCCTAAACAGTGCATATGTTATCTGTGTGCACTAGGTCAAAAGCGTGGGAGCAAATTAAGGTAACTGTAGTGTATAATTAAATGTCACAAAAGGCCCAAAGTCCAATCCCAAGTTGAgctttttttattgaattatatCTTCAACCTCGGCTATTAAATATTGAGTTTCAATTGGATTAAGGCCcaaaaaattcaagttgatAAGTGGTAATAccaaaatctcatataaacgaATATTTATTCGTTTATATTTTACATGTGAGATTAATATTCTCAACATTAAAACTGTTACTTGATATAAAAGTTTTATTATCCTGGTCTCTTACTTGTGTTAGTATATTTGTCTATCTCAcagttatatatatgatctaaAGTTTTATTATCCCGGTCTCTTACTCCTGTTAGGATATTTGTCTATCTCACAGCTCTATATATAATCTGTCAATCATTTCTTCccagctatatatatatatatatatatattctataaaGTGCTTTTATTTAGGATCTTTCTAGCATGACATCGAATCACCGTAACACAATTGGTACATTCAGTTCAAGCGTTAGCACTTCAGTTCTAGTGATTAATACTTTTAATGATCGTGATTAGTACAAGTCTTTTTTCACTTgtaatttcaatttaaatgTTTAATATTACGGTTGATgtgtttaatattttgtataatccatcacaaataataaaagtactaAATACTTTAACTGAAATATCAAACATTTAACTTAAAATACTAAGCGTGTCATCGTAACTCGGTATCATGTTAGAATTTTCTTAGTTAACTTTCAAACATTCACAATCATGTTTGCTGTTATGTGTAAAGCTAAGTATTGGATTGATGTCTCAATTTACCTTTTCAGCCCAACTGTCAGGTTTTTACTCCAG of the Punica granatum isolate Tunisia-2019 chromosome 6, ASM765513v2, whole genome shotgun sequence genome contains:
- the LOC116211718 gene encoding LOB domain-containing protein 42-like, which gives rise to MSCNGCRVLRKGCSDDCAIRPCLQWISSPDSQANATMFLAKFYGRAGLVNLISAGSEHVRPAIFRSLLYEACGRIINPIYGSVGLFWSGNWSQCHSAVNSVLKGSTHFMRHVTLINSAQPFPALKTYDIRHNHRATSPATSYDIHKVRTSRPRFKQSILRPTESKPASSQWLYDPTSCDSIQASRLGPKRDSLEGIDSLLFAETVEAFLVSRSGPDRVLRFDGPKSSTENHVVKLDLTLGIGAHADACMAELADHH